One window of Mixophyes fleayi isolate aMixFle1 chromosome 3, aMixFle1.hap1, whole genome shotgun sequence genomic DNA carries:
- the KLHL31 gene encoding kelch-like protein 31: MAPKKKNVKKTKSDINEMTIIVEDSPLCKLNGISGLIDGGNGFSYISTEVSDSSYGSNLMEGLSRMRQDSFLCDLTIGTKTKSFMTHKVVMASCSEYFYNILKKDPSTQRVDLNDASPLGLATVITYAYTGKFTLSLYTIGSTLSSAISLQIDNLVNMCCDFLMQEINVENCMYVANIAETYGLKSTKEAAQKFIRDNFIEFSETDQFLKLTFDQINELLIDDNLQLPSEIVAFQIAMKWLDYDEKRIKYASGLLGNIRFGTISAQDLVNYVQSVPRMMQDTECHRLLVEAMNYHLLPYHQNTLQSRRTKIRGGTRVLVTVGGRPALTEKSLSREILYRDPENGWKRLAELPAKSFNQCVTVMDGFLYIAGGEDQNDARNQAKHAVSNFCRYDPRFNTWIHLANMNQKRTHFSLNVFNGLLYAIGGRNSEGCLASVECYVPSTNQWQLKAPLEVARCCHSSSVIDGKILVVGGYINNAYSRSVCIYDPSTDSWQDRVSLSTPRGWHCSVTLGDRVYVIGGSQLGGRGERVDVLPVECFTPYTGQWSYGAPLQNGVSTAGASTLNGKIYLVGGWNEVEKKYKKCIQSFNPDLNEWTEEDELPEATVGVSCCTISMPNFKTRESRASSVSSVPVSI, from the exons TGTAGAAGACAGTCCCCTCTGCAAACTCAATGGGATCAGTGGCTTGATTGATGGAGGAAATGGCTTTAGTTACATCTCTACAGAGGTTTCTGACTCGTCATATGGCTCCAACCTCATGGAAGGGCTGAGTAGAATGAGACAAGACAGTTTCCTGTGTGACCTCACCATTGGTACCAAAACAAAATCTTTCATGACTCACAAGGTTGTGATGGCATCTTGCAGTGAGTATTTCTACAACATCCTGAAGAAAGATCCCTCCACTCAGCGGGTTGATCTGAATGATGCATCTCCTTTAGGGCTAGCTACTGTCATAACCTATGCCTACACTGGTAAATTCACTCTCTCTTTGTACACAATAGGCAGTACCTTATCTTCAGCTATCTCTTTGCAGATCGACAACCTTGTAAACATGTGCTGTGACTTTTTAATGCAAGAAATCAATGTTGAAAACTGCATGTATGTTGCTAATATTGCAGAAACCTATGGACTTAAGAGCACAAAAGAAGCTGCACAAAAATTCATCAGGGACAACTTCATTGAGTTTTCTGAAACTGATCAGTTTCTAAAGCTAACTTTTGATCAAATAAATGAACTTCTTATAGATGACAACCTGCAGTTGCCTTCTGAAATTGTTGCTTTCCAGATTGCAATGAAGTGGTTAGATTATGATGAAAAGAGAATAAAGTATGCTTCCGGCCTCTTGGGCAATATCAGATTTGGCACTATCTCAGCACAAGATCTGGTCAACTATGTCCAGTCAGTGCCCAGAATGATGCAGGACACAGAATGCCACAGGCTTCTAGTTGAAGCTATGAATTATCACCTGCTTCCATACCATCAGAACACTTTGCAATCCAGAAGAACGAAAATACGTGGTGGCACAAGGGTCCTCGTCACTGTTGGTGGCCGACCTGCATTAACAGAAAAATCTCTCAGCAGGGAGATCTTGTACAGGGATCCCGAGAATGGATGGAAGAGATTAGCTGAGCTGCCAGCCAAGAGTTTTAATCAATGTGTCACAGTGATGGATGGCTTTCTTTACATTGCTGGTGGTGAGGACCAGAATGATGCCAGGAACCAAGCAAAGCATGCAGTCAGCAATTTCTGCAG GTACGACCCTCGATTCAACACATGGATTCACCTTGCAAACATGAACCAGAAACGTACCCACTTTAGCTTGAATGTTTTCAATGGCCTCCTTTATGCAATTGGTGGTCGCAATTCTGAAGGGTGCCTAGCCTCAGTTGAGTGTTATGTGCCTTCAACTAACCAGTGGCAACTAAAAGCACCACTGGAGGTTGCAAGGTGCTGCCATTCCAGCTCAGTTATTGATGGTAAGATCTTGGTCGTAGGTGGATACATAAATAATGCATACTCTcgctctgtgtgtatatatgacccATCTACTGATAGCTGGCAAGATAGAGTGAGTCTCAGTACACCCAGAGGATGGCATTGTTCTGTTACGCTTGGTGACAGAGTGTACGTTATAGGTGGTAGTCAACTCGGTGGTCGTGGAGAGAGGGTTGATGTCCTCCCAGTTGAATGCTTTACCCCTTACACTGGTCAATGGAGCTATGGTGCTCCTCTTCAGAATGGAGTGAGCACAGCAGGTGCTTCTACACTTAACGGCAAAATTTACCTGGTAGGTGGGTGGAATGAAGTAGAAAAGAAGTACAAGAAGTGCATTCAGAGCTTCAACCCTGATCTAAATGAATGGACTGAGGAAGATGAATTACCTGAGGCAACCGTAGGAGTATCTTGCTGTACAATCAGCATGCCAAATTTTAAAACACGGGAATCCAGAGCAAGCTCTGTGTCCTCAGTACCAGTCAGTATATAA